From one Leishmania panamensis strain MHOM/PA/94/PSC-1 chromosome 11 sequence genomic stretch:
- a CDS encoding cytoplasmic translation machinery associated protein, putative (TriTrypDB/GeneDB-style sysID: LpmP.11.0180), whose translation MATSADLFKKFTLENVAQIASSSHKEQKEVREELAEQYPALREHWEEILPKKSDIFIIRCQGQVHCITLVSSQPEVLFFNHHGGPYMPHLKLLHKYPFMLKGHQMDIGGCRHVISGANVMCQGLTSAGGVVADDTEEGEVVAVYVEGKAHAVAVGVMLISSEEIKGRNRGPCIENVHHLGDGLWMNPILSASHISV comes from the coding sequence ATGGCGACGTCGGCCGATCTCTTCAAGAAGTTTACGCTCGAGAACGTGGCGCAGATtgcgagcagcagccataaagagcagaaggaggtgcgcgaggagctggcAGAGCAGTACCCTGCTCTAAGGGAGCACTGGGAGGAGATTCTGCCAAAGAAGTCCGACATCTTCATCATCCGCTGCCAAGGTCAGGTGCACTGTATCACCCTCGTCAGCTCCCAGCCAGAGGTGCTCTTCTTCAACCACCACGGAGGACCGTACATGCCGCACTTGAAGCTGCTGCATAAATACCCCTTTATGCTCAAGGGGCATCAAATGGACATAGGCGGCTGCCGCCATGTCATCTCTGGCGCAAACGTCATGTGTCAGGGCTTGACCTCTGCTGGCGGCGTTGTTGCGGACGACaccgaggagggagaagtaGTTGCTGTCTACGTGGAGGGCAAGGCGCATGCGGTGGCGGTAGGTGTAATGCTCATATCCTCGGAGGAGATCAAGGGAAGGAATAGGGGGCCGTGTATTGAAAACGTTcaccacctcggcgacgGACTCTGGATGAATCCGATCCTCAGCGCCTCGCACATTAGCGTCTAG
- a CDS encoding DEAD box ATP-dependent (RNA) helicase, putative (TriTrypDB/GeneDB-style sysID: LpmP.11.0190), whose translation MQCHSRWRLLKYLPGVRVEYSGSAAKLLDSYLHQDSGTKYAANLPVSQRYFYMKKMSNGTSLSSAVGVSQQHQVIQLRLGAAQMLSSSQHTSIGNLNEAHPLYYAQTSPRAAGLTVPLVLALKRLRINRLTELQGALVPLLLKGKHVIAHSETGTGKSFGIALAIANRIIRDQLNYRLHTVVLVPTEELALQYDKWLRHFGGCTSQVVQAAIDSIPLEEQLAKLHNIQPHVLVGTPQRMSDILRLSPSVLGERLRRKVDCVVLDEADMIIHANIVYGRQRLSGANLVDRLFRNRREEVPAQLVAASATVDSVTAQTLNTWTRNDRTVRLTTSFVEHTIPSTIQFYFFGASRAYPLEKCLLLSLQLICRQRPDARILLFTEDERIAEVCTLLTSAEVDREMRRVAPGALPPTKMFAAALHALPRSAPSTHTMASHDPDNPVSHRRRPHTTTAKQEVSANPAHWRGSVYEDVRAHQVIRQHGDVYVKNNSSLSRLNEGKLVVGVGSLNSSRGLHVNGITHVILYGACPSAACFVHCAGRTGRMGAEGDVLVLYPPSSGRQVQQVCSSLELPFHSGRMSAVEDLLRSGEARATKPATAAMSESAGGAAPALA comes from the coding sequence ATGCAGTGCCACTCGAGGTGGAGGCTACTCAAGTACCTCCCGGGCGTTCGGGTAGAGTACAGCGGGTCGGCTGCCAAGCTGCTTGACTCGTATCTCCACCAGGACTCCGGCACGAAGTACGCCGCAAACCTGCCAGTGTCGCAGCGGTACTTTTACATGAAAAAAATGAGCAACGGCACCTCCTTGTCGAGTGCGGTCGGTGtctcgcagcagcatcaaGTGATACAGCTGCGCCTTGGGGCTGCACAGATGCTGAGTTCCTCACAGCACACCAGTATCGGCAATCTCAACGAAGCGCACCCGCTCTACTACGCTCAAACCTCCCCGCGCGCGGCTGGGCTCACAGTGCCGCTGGTTTTGGCCCTCAAGCGACTACGTATTAATCGCCTGACGGAGCTGCAAGGCGCGTTGGTACCGCTTCTACTGAAAGGGAAGCACGTCATTGCGCACTCAGAGACTGGCACAGGCAAGAGCTTTGGCATTGCACTGGCCATCGCCAACCGCATCATCCGTGACCAGCTCAACTACCGCCTCCACACCGTCGTTCTGGTCCCCACAGAGGAGCTGGCGCTACAGTATGACAAGTGGCTGCGACACTTCGGCGGGTGCACGTCGCAGGTGGTGCAGGCCGCCATCGACAGCATCCCGCTCGAGGAGCAACTCGCTAAGCTGCACAACATTCAGCCTCACGTGCTGGTCGGGACCCCGCAGCGCATGAGCGACATTTTGCGCCTGAGCCCTTCCGTTCTGGGTGAACGGCTGCGGCGCAAGGTGGACTGCGTTGTCCTGGACGAGGCTGACATGATCATCCATGCCAACATTGTGTACGGGCGACAGAGGCTAAGCGGCGCAAACCTTGTAGACCGGCTTTTCCGCAACAGGCGAGAAGAGGTTCCGGCACAACTCGTGGCAGCCAGCGCGACGGTCGACAGCGTCACGGCACAGACGCTGAATACGTGGACACGAAACGACCGCACGGTGCGGCTGACAACGAGCTTCGTGGAGCACACGATTCCGTCCACGATTCAGTTCTACTTTTTTGGCGCGTCAAGGGCGTATCCGCTGGAGAAGTGCCTCTTGTTGTCCCTTCAACTGATCTGCAGGCAGCGACCTGACGCGCGCATCTTGCTGTTTACCGAAGATGAACGTATCGCCGAGGTGTGCACGCTGCTCACGTCCGCGGAGGTGGACAGAGAGATGCGCCGCGTCGCTCCAGGCGCACTACCGCCTACAAAGATGTTCGCTGCAGCCCTGCATGCTCTGCCCCGAAGCGCCCCTTCAACACACACCATGGCCTCCCACGATCCAGATAACCCGGTGTCGCACCGCCGCAGACcgcacacaaccacagcgAAGCAGGAAGTTTCCGCCAATCCCGCACATTGGAGAGGCAGCGTCTACGAGGATGTGCGCGCCCACCAGGTTATCCGGCAGCACGGTGATGTCTACGTGAAGAACAacagctccctctctcgaCTGAACGAAGGCAAGCTGGTGGTCGGAGTGGGTAGCCTCAACAGCAGCCGGGGGCTGCATGTCAACGGCATCACCCATGTCATTCTCTACGGTGCCTGCCCGTCGGCTGCGTGTTTTGTCCACTGCGCAGGGCGCACAGGTCGTATGGGTGCCGAGGGCGATGTGCTGGTGCTCTACCCGCCATCCTCTGGTCGGCAAGTGCAGCAAGTATGCAGCTCACTAGAGCTTCCGTTTCACTCGGGTCGCATGAGCGCCGTGGAAGACCTCCTCCGCTCGGGCGAGGCACGCGCAACGAAGCCCGCTACTGCCGCTATGAGCGAATCagcgggcggcgcggcgcctgcCCTCGCCTGA
- a CDS encoding hypothetical protein (TriTrypDB/GeneDB-style sysID: LpmP.11.0200): MKEERVSSSPHVHCCPWLSVLPLPLYSPSLHLTLSLDSFLLQPPSPLVSHSSEKINIHRHYRPDKRMAHVEGSSPTSLLPAMPPALRQLTIAVERLNAASSSPLDPEVILPLGLSTAERPEQFTSTPPADGTVMPTAELLRQVDALQEQYRRLVVLAQQPYGTQSTPSAESPRDSGSGSVEAQAESLMMYFEVAVGQLQRGIRSKQAQAIRLMLLTALRREVAERRQCVAKMEGVLNASHQHVRL; this comes from the coding sequence ATGAAAGAGGAGCGTGTTTCCTCCAGCCCTCATGTGCACTGCTGTCCATGGCTATCtgtcctccctcttcctctctacTCGCCTTCGCTCCACCTTACGCTCTCACTCGACagcttcctcctccaaccACCCTCACCGCTGGtgtcgcacagcagcgaaaaAATCAACATACATCGGCACTACAGGCCAGACAAGAGAATGGCCCATGTAGAGGGTAGCTCACCGACTTCACTGTTGCCTGCTATGCCACCTGCACTGCGCCAACTTACCATTGCAGTGGAGCGACTGAAcgctgcctcttcttcgccctTAGATCCCGAGGTTATTTTACCCCTAGGGCTGTCGACAGCAGAGCGCCCAGAGCAGTTCACCTCAACTCCTCCGGCAGACGGCACTGTCATGCCCACAGCAGAGCTTCTGCGGCAGgttgatgcgctgcaggaacAGTACAGGCGTCTCGTGGTGCTGGCACAGCAGCCGTACGGCACACAAAGTACGCCCTCCGCTGAATCACCACGGGACAGCGGTAGCGGCAGTGTCGAGGCGCAGGCGGAAAGTCTCATGATGTATTTTGAGGTCGCCGtcgggcagctgcagcgaggcaTTCGCTCGAAGCAGGCGCAGGCCATCCGCCTCATGCTGCtcactgcgctgcggcgcgaaGTAGCTGAGCGTCGACAATGCGTAGCCAAGATGGAAGGTGTGCTGAACGCCTCCCACCAGCATGTGCGCCTGTGA
- a CDS encoding acidocalcisomal pyrophosphatase, putative (TriTrypDB/GeneDB-style sysID: LpmP.11.0210): protein MSDETGYMYPARKAHAIDLGSSLNPEGDQRRTWESVASVADVMSPTVKEIKHSVPQVTHFGTGLSMQGSFGDRNLQDADSDGDKAEGVNEFDLAAYSKEDLTQTLHKRIMSRMFSAFDVTQVGYLDISKLKELCIYVGRNMSQEAAEKMFDELKGIDGHITFDVFWNWWTTYPDTKMTKDTFSLVSADFSVPYHQQQLKIKEEGEIFTPSYRVKYYFKDMETGLRRRVSPWHDIPLYVRDPVRTKPEYIRANRFNFICEIPKWTRAKFEIATGEPFNPIKQDIKNGVPRFYKHGDMMWNYGAFPQTWESTEVIFEDGVSGDNDPIDGVEIGMRQMRVGEIHPVRILGILGMIDDGQMDWKVICMSVNDPVARFIRDIDDIPKFLPGCLDALREWFRVYKICQGGVENKFAFSGEYKDKTYAMKVVDESHYMWENLRKIKRKEEV, encoded by the coding sequence ATGTCCGATGAGACAGGCTACATGTACCCGGCCCGTAAGGCCCACGCGATCGACCTCGGCTCGTCCCTCAACCCCGAGGGGGATCAGAGGCGCACGTGGGAGAGCGTTGCCTCAGTCGCGGACGTAATGTCGCCTACCGTGAAGGAGATCAAGCACAGCGTTCCGCAGGTGACGCACTTCGGCACCGGTCTTAGCATGCAGGGCTCCTTCGGCGACCGTAACCTGCAAGACGCCGATAGCGATGGTGACAAAGCTGAGGGCGTGAATGAGTTTGACCTGGCCGCCTACTCGAAGGAGGACCTCACACAGACACTGCATAAGCGCATCATGAGCCGAATGTTCTCTGCCTTCGACGTCACGCAGGTGGGCTACCTGGACATCAGCAAGCTCAAGGAGCTTTGCATCTACGTTGGTCGGAACATGTCGCAAGAGGCAGCGGAAAAGATGTTCGATGAGCTCAAGGGCATCGACGGGCACATTACGTTCGATGTCTTTTGGAATTGGTGGACGACCTACCCGGACACAAAAATGACCAAAGacaccttctctctcgtgtctGCCGACTTCTCTGTGCCGTatcatcagcagcagctcaagatcaaggaagagggcgagaTCTTCACCCCAAGCTACCGCGTGAAGTATTACTTTAAGGATATGGAAACCGGTCTTCGCCGTCGGGTGAGTCCGTGGCACGACATTCCGCTCTACGTGCGCGACCCGGTGCGGACAAAGCCCGAGTACATCCGCGCGAATCGCTTTAACTTCATCTGCGAGATTCCAAAGTGGACACGCGCGAAGTTTGAGATCGCCACAGGCGAGCCGTTCAACCCCATAAAGCAGGACATTAAAAATGGCGTGCCGCGGTTCTACAAGCACGGGGACATGATGTGGAACTACGGCGCCTTCCCACAGACGTGGGAGAGCACAGAGGTCATCTTCGAGGACGGCGTGAGTGGCGACAACGACCCGATCGACGGTGTCGAGATCGGCATGCGGCAGATGCGCGTCGGTGAAATTCATCCTGTCCGGATCCTCGGCATCCTCGGCATGATTGACGACGGGCAGATGGACTGGAAGGTGATCTGCATGTCTGTCAATGACCCAGTCGCGCGCTTCATCAGAGACATCGACGACATCCCGAAGTTCTTGCCAGGCTGCCTCGATGCACTGCGCGAGTGGTTCCGGGTATACAAAATTTGCCAGGGCGGCGTTGAGAACAAGTTCGCCTTCAGCGGTGAGTACAAGGATAAGACCTACGCTATGAAGGTTGTGGATGAGTCGCACTACATGTGGGAAAACCTGCGCAAGATtaagaggaaggaagaggtgTGA
- a CDS encoding pterin-4-alpha-carbinolamine dehydratase, putative (TriTrypDB/GeneDB-style sysID: LpmP.11.0220): protein MRLSAVLCGPKALSAPAVAQSLQSLPGWRVNGNNANAIECDYVFANFVEAMRYMNSVAPVCEQMQHHPCWSNVYNRLHVQLTTHDAGNKVTQKDVDLAKAMNEAYRGMRNQ, encoded by the coding sequence ATGCGCCTCTCCGCTGTTCTCTGCGGGCCCAAAGCCCTTTCGGCACCGGCCGTCGCACAATCACTTCAGTCGCTGCCGGGTTGGCGGGTGAACGGCAACAACGCGAATGCCATCGAATGTGACTACGTCTTTGCCAACTttgtggaggcgatgcgctATATGAACAGCGTAGCGCCAGTTTGTGAACagatgcagcaccacccgTGCTGGTCGAACGTGTACAACCGCCTGCACGTGCAGCTGACGACGCACGACGCCGGCAACAAAGTGACACAGAAAGACGTTGATCTGGCAAAGGCGATGAATGAGGCGTACAGGGGCATGCGCAACCAGTGA
- a CDS encoding DNA recombination and repair protein Rad51-like protein (TriTrypDB/GeneDB-style sysID: LpmP.11.0230), which produces MITYDADALPANSEAHVVHRRMPDDSAFLVTPDAELCARHHASLAQVWAWRTQLSQRLSPLFPRVSTSGTLSACGRCALEEAADTTLEGGTFHLLHRLCNGCQSFLPLTLAGSGRHAHGRVPAAAVSSRHLSIPTGLRSLDMALLGGLRRGWVTELTGLPGTGKTTLAAAWCRCCLHHTRLCGVTHDCVWLQSGSAVEPSVLSIAHEETNATELPSLAAAVHVTSLPNLEDLQQLLYRWQGTSASTSPLSTVGLIVLDSITELVQRSFCYRDDDALERYEALATILRSLKRLAEEQHVAILVITKQRCPPSPAFRRPGISHTSCGAYEEDGNAGEEDSEAWGSEYGRRASGGAGVVGPHVCRSNSSAEDVGQLGRLFFHNVNVRLQLRTGVPCTGCRPSSRTPFNAGDLEDSGDAMRLRWQLEVLKSPLCAPFAVALRLRAPSSLSCIDGLPSVPGPPLCVEEIEDEDESGGAVGPLAPNTQFEEDLALVSLDPWDYTEVPFFLCL; this is translated from the coding sequence ATGATAACATACGACGCAGATGCTCTGCCGGCCAATAGTGAAGCACATGTGGTTCACCGCCGCATGCCAGACGACAGCGCTTTCTTAGTGACGCCAGACGCCGAGCTGTGTGCGCGGCACCACGCCTCACTGGCACAGGTGTGGGCCTGGCGAACGCAGCTCAGCCAACGTCTgagccccctttttcccaGAGTGTCCACCAGCGGCACACTGTCAGCATGCGGCCGTTGTGCACTTGAAGAGGCAGCAGATACAACGCTGGAGGGAGGTACGTTTCACTTACTGCACAGACTCTGCAACGGCTGCCagtctttccttcccctcactCTGGCAGGCAGTGGCCGACACGCGCATGGCCGTGTGCCCGCTGCGGCGGTTTCGTCCAGGCACCTCTCCATCCCCACTGGCCTTCGCTCACTGgacatggcgctgctgggcggGCTGCGGCGCGGATGGGTGACTGAGCTGACGGGGCTCCCTGGCACCGGCAAAacgacgctggcggcggcgtggtgccgctgctgcctccaccacacTAGATTGTGTGGAGTGACGCACGACTGTGTGTGGCTGCAgtccggcagcgccgtcgaaCCTTCCGTTCTGAGCATAGCGCATGAAGAGACAAACGCAACTGAGCTGCCGTCTTtggccgctgccgtgcacgTCACGTCTCTCCCTAACCTCGAGgacctccagcagcttctaTACCGCTGGCAAGGCACAAGCGCATCTACGTCTCCGCTCTCCACCGTTGGGCTGATCGTGTTGGATAGCATCACCGAACTTGTGCAACGCAGCTTCTGCTACcgagacgacgacgcgctGGAGCGGTATGAAGCACTGGCTACGATACTGCGATCGCTGAAGCGACttgcagaggagcagcacgtgGCTATCCTCGTCATCAcaaagcagcggtgcccTCCCTCGCCCGCGTTCAGACGACCCGGCATCTCGCACACCAGCTGTGGTGCgtacgaggaggacggcaaCGCAGGCGAGGAAGACAGCGAAGCGTGGGGCAGCGAGTATGGCAGACGTGCTAGTGGAGGCGCGGGTGTTGTCGGTCCTCACGTTTGCCGTAGCAACTCCAGTGCCGAAGATGTAGGACAGCTTGGTCGACTGTTCTTCCACAATGTGAATGTGCGGCTTCAGCTGCGAACCGGTGTGCCGTGTACCGGCTGCAGACCCTCGTCACGAACACCCTTTAACGCTGGCGACCTCGAGGACAGCGGGGATGCAATGCGGCTCAGGTGGCAGCTGGAGGTTCTGAAGTCTCCGCTGTGTGCGCCGTTCGCCGTAGCTCTTCGACTGAGGGCTCCGTCATCCTTGTCGTGCATAGATGGCCTTCCCTCTGTGCCAGGgcctcctctctgcgtaGAGGAGATTGAAGACGAAGATGAGAGTGGTGGGGCCGTGGGGCCGCTGGCACCGAACACGCAATTTGAAGAGGACTTGGCTCTGGTGTCTTTGGACCCGTGGGACTACACGGAAGTGCCATTCTTCCTGTGCCTGTGA
- a CDS encoding proteasome alpha 7 subunit, putative (TriTrypDB/GeneDB-style sysID: LpmP.11.0240) produces MSYDRAITVFSPDGHLFQVEYAQEAVKKGLAAVGVLGRDCVVMAVEKKSAVKLQDSRTIRKIYKVDAHIYLAFAGLSADARVLINKAQLECQRFSLNYEDTMDVDMLVRYVAGVQQKSTQSGGSRPFGVATVIGGFNEDGTPHLWKTDPSGMSSAWRAVAIGRHDQTVIEYMEKNYKDGMLRDECVHFAIKSLLEVVESGSRNIELLVLQHRDERYLTEEELQRFVVEVEKEREEEAAKKKRQAEQE; encoded by the coding sequence ATGAGCTACGATCGCGCCATCACTGTCTTCTCCCCGGATGGGCATCTCTTTCAGGTCGAGTACGCTCAGGAAGCCGTGAAGAAGGGCTTGGCGGCTGTCGGCGTGCTTGGCCGAGACTGCGTTGTCATGGCGGTGGAGAAGAAGTCCGCGGTCAAGCTGCAGGACAGTCGCACCATTCGAAAGATCTACAAAGTGGATGCGCACATCTACCTCGCCTTTGCCGGCCTGTCCGCcgacgcgcgcgtgctcaTCAACAAGGCTCAGCTCGAGTGCCAGCGCTTCTCACTCAACTACGAGGACACCATGGACGTGGACATGCTGGTGCGCTACGTGGCTGGGGTGCAGCAGAAGTCGACGCAGAGCGGCGGAAGCCGCCCGTTCGGCGTGGCCACGGTGATTGGCGGGTTCAACGAGGACGGAACGCCGCACCTGTGGAAGACAGACCCCTCTGGCATGAGCTCTGCGTGGCGTGCTGTCGCCATCGGCCGTCATGACCAGACGGTGATTGAGTACATGGAAAAGAACTACAAGGACGGCATGTTGCGCGATGAGTGTGTCCACTTTGCGATCaagtcgctgctggaggtggtggagagcggcTCGCGCAACATTGAGCTGCTCGTGTTGCAGCACAGGGACGAGCGCTACCtgaccgaggaggagctacAGAGGTTCGtcgtggaggtggagaaggagcgagaggaggaggcggcgaagaagaagcgccaGGCTGAGCAGGAGTAG